The following proteins are co-located in the Macaca thibetana thibetana isolate TM-01 chromosome 6, ASM2454274v1, whole genome shotgun sequence genome:
- the HSPB3 gene encoding heat shock protein beta-3 translates to MAKIILRHLIEIPVRYQEEFETRGLEDCRLDHALYALPGPTIVDLRKTRAAQSPPVNSAAERPPREGKSRFQILLDVVQFLPEDIIIQTFEGWLLIKAQHGTRMDEHGFISRSFTRQYKLPDGVETKDLSAVLCHDGILVVEVKDPAGTK, encoded by the coding sequence ATGGCAAAAATCATCTTGAGGCACCTCATAGAGATTCCAGTGCGTTACCAGGAAGAGTTTGAAACTCGAGGTCTAGAAGACTGCAGGCTGGATCATGCTTTATACGCACTGCCTGGGCCAACCATCGTGGACCTGAGGAAAACCAGAGCAGCGCAGTCTCCTCCAGTGAACTCAGCAGCAGAGAGGCCACCCCGAGAAGGCAAATCCCGTTTTCAGATCCTGCTGGACGTGGTCCAGTTCCTCCCCGAAGACATCATCATTCAGACCTTCGAAGGCTGGCTGCTGATAAAAGCGCAACACGGAACCAGAATGGACGAGCACGGTTTTATCTCAAGAAGCTTCACCCGACAGTACAAACTACCAGATGGCGTGGAAACCAAAGATTTGTCTGCAGTCCTCTGTCATGATGGAATTTTGGTGGTGGAAGTAAAGGATCCAGCTGGGACTAAGTGA